A stretch of DNA from Orcinus orca chromosome 3, mOrcOrc1.1, whole genome shotgun sequence:
TGGGAGGGGAGCTCTCGTTCACACTGAGCTACTGGATGAGGAACCATTCTTCCAGCTCTCTgggcttagcacagtgtctgtaCACACTTtcccatacatatacatgtacttgTATTGCTGTatgtgcttttattatttttttcaaaacaaacaactttttttaaattgaagtatagttgatttaccatgttgtgtttgtttcaggtgtacagcaaagtgattcagagatatatatagacatagatagatgcacctttttttttttaagtctttattgaatttgttacaatatttcttctgttttatggggggttttttggccctgaggcatgtgggatcttagctccccaaccagggatcgaacccacatcccctgaattggaagacgaagtcttaaccactggaccgccagggaagtccctagatatatattctttttcaaattcttttccattataggttattacaagatatgaatatagtttcctgtgccatacagtaggtccttgctgtttattttatatatagtagtgaatATCTGCTGTATgtgcttttttataaatttatttatttttggctgtgttggttcttcattgctgcgagcgggctttctctagttgcggtcagcagccttctcattgtggtgctttctcttgtggcagagcacgggctctaggcacgcaggcttcagtagttgtggctcgcgggctcagtagttgtggctcacaggctctagagtgcaggctcagtagttgtagcacatgggcttagtggctccgcggcatgtgggatctttctggaccagggctcgaactcatgtcccctgcattggcaggaggattcttaaccactgcgccaccagggaagtccccaatttgTGCCAATTTTGGACAATGCTGTAGTGAATACCCTTCTGGAACCTCTTTTTCCAGGCCTGAGGTTCCGTGGGGATCCACGGGCTATGAGATCTGTGACAGTTTTAGTTTTCACAGCTATTGTCCAATCGATTATTCCCCAGAGGGCTTGTCCCAATAACCCAATGCCATGTAATGGCGTGGAAAGTCCATGGCTCATCAGTGTCGACTGTTGTGACAAATTTTCAATTTTGTCTCTTCTGATGGGTGAAATGGGGTCTTGGGGAAGGGTATACGTTAAGCGGATGTATGTGAGGGGCACTTGGCCTGTCTCCCACAGCATCACCTCCAGCCCTCAGCCCCCAGTGACCGAGTACCGGAAACCCCCAGGCGgcccgggcgggggcgggggtcgGCCAAGCAGCTTCCCGTGGAAGGAAGCGCCCGGCGGTTCCTGCGACAGGATGCGCAGTGATGCCCCTCCCCAGCCGCCGGGGACTTCCCGGGCCGGGCCAGGTTCTCGAGGGAGTTGCCCCCACGCGGACGCATTGAGCTACCGCGAGGGGTGTGGGGCTCCAGTCCCCCAGCATCCCACTGCGGAGCTGTGGGTCGGTCCCCCGAGTGGGCGGCACTAAAGTCTTTCACATTTCCCGGGAGGGAAACGGGCTGCGGTGGAGGCGAGATTCCCCTGAGGGGCcctgagggaggcagggaggagggagtgcGATGAGTGAACGACGCAGGAGGGGAGCCAGGGGCGGGCATTCGGGGGCggggcctcccctcccctgcgCCCTCCTCCCTCAACCCTCGGGGTCAGGTCCCCCGGGTCTCGGGAGGCCAGCCGTGGCGGAGCCTGCCGTCTGGAGGCGGGGCGGGAGCTTTCCCGGCGCCTCCCGCCGCCTTCACCGCCCGCACCTGCGGCTCCTTTGTCCTCCCAAcagcccccatcccccaccccccagtcccaGTGCAACATCTACAAACGCTCTCCTAAACCAGCACTGGGGAAATTGTGAGGGGTTCCTCCTCTCTGGGGGGCTaacctggggatggggtggggccaAAGCAAACAAGCGCTCCCACGGGAATTTCTAAACCCACAGCCTCGCAGGGAAGCTGTTGAggcccactttgcagatgaggaaactgaggctgggagcaCACCTCCTAGCCTGAACCACAGTTATACCGCCAGGGACTGGAACTGGGCATAAAGTGTGCTCCAAAGCTCACCTCAGTTCCACCCCAGTTGTGGGATCCCTGCTGATTCAGTTAAtcaagcgggggggggggggagggaggactgTTGGGAGACATCCTTCAAGTCTCCAAAGGAGGTGTGGTCCCCCGACTCTGCTGCGGGCACAGTACCCAAAGTATCCCCCAAACGTCTGAACTCGGAAAGCACTCTGACCCAGCCAGAAATACAGGAGAATGTCCAAGGAACCCCCAAACGTGAGAGGGTTAAGGAAAGGTCAGAGCACCAGGCAATCAGCACTCAGTGCTCTGGCAAAGAAAAGGCGCCCGGCCCCTTCCCGCCCACTCTGCCCACGTGGTAGCCGGTCAGACCGGTTTCTGGGGCCCCAGCAAGCCGCCAGCCAGCTCCTGACCCCTtaaccctgcccctcccccaccagggaaGAAAACCAGACGGGCTCCACAGACTTTTTCTTCAAATGGTCTTTATTTTCCTATCTGGCATTTCTAGCAAAAAGGCCAGACAGATGGAGTTAACAGAATCCACCACAGTAAAGGTAAACagaacccccctcccccaaaactgGCCCAGTCTCACCAGCAACTGATCCCAGCTCAGCTTTACAGCGCTCTGAacaaccccctccccccatttccgTGATTCATACCAGGAACGTCTGGGTTGATtgtgtctgtaggtctgaggGAGGCTCAAGCTTGAGACTGTCAACATATTCCCACCTCTCACACACcagatgagaaaaattttaacCTGAAATTTGATCTGCCCTCTGCCCCCGAAGGCGTAGGGGCTCGGGGCAATAACCCACACCACGCGGAGGCGAAGTGACTCAGGCCGCCCTCCTCCCATTCCCCTGGGCGTCCACACCCCAGATCCTCCTCCCAGGCCTCACACCCACGCAAGACAACAGGAAGCTCCCCACGTCTGCCCATGACGCAACGATGACCGCTTGCACAAGTATGTCActggaggggaaagggaagtgcCTGGAATTCTCTGAGGTTGGAAACGCAAACACCAACTATTGAAAAACCTTGAAAGGGCAGCACAGCCCccagtaaaaaataaagtacGACCCTGAGGAGTTTAAAGAACCAAAGCTCCCTTCTccaagtcccagaaggagagcgTAAGGTCCATATCCCAGTCCGTTAAGACAGCACCTGTGGGCGCGGCAGGTCTGGGGGAAGACGCCCGCGCCCCCGGCTCAGGTTTCTTGGTGTCGCCGCTGCACACATGTGGCGACGGCACCCCGTGGGTAGAGTCCCTCTCAGGGCATCTCGGCAGCCAGGGCGGCTGCCCCTCTCCACGGTTTCCACGGGCGCTCCCCCGGGGGTGGGCCTCGCCTTGGGTCTGCTCACTCTGGCCGACGGTTCGGCCCGCGCTATGGGCTCTGGTAGCGCCGCTCACGGACCCTCAGAAGGCCACCACGGCCCGCACCAGCACGTTCAGCATATTGTCCGCCGGGCGGCAAGCCGGCTTCGCCTCGCACGCCGGCGGCGCCGTCGGGGGCGCGGCGGGGCTGCAGTTCAGAAGGCCGGAGAAGCGCCTCTGCAGGACACGCGCCAGGTTGGGGAATGCGCCCTCCGCTTGCGCTGGAGGGGGCTGCAGGCGATCAAGGACGTCCGAAGaggccctttcctcctcctcctcttcttctaggCGGGCTTTCTTACTCGGGACCAGTGCAGCGTCCCCACCGTCGCTCAGGCTGCAGCTCCGCCGCTTGCGGCTGACTTTGGCGGGGCGCTGGGCACTGCGGGCAGGGGTCTCCTCCGCTCTCGGTGTCTCCTGCGTGTCCATGGGTTCCGGAGAGGGCTGCTCACCGTCGCAGGGCGCTACCTCTGCTGCGGCTTCCGCTTCCCGCGGCGGGTGCAGGCAAGGGTCAGGGGAGCCGGCGGGCGGCAAGGGCACCTCGGGCTCCTGGGCTTCCACCTTGGCCGAGAGGTAGAGCTCCCGGGCGCTGCGCATGACCAGCGACAGCTGCAGACTCCGGTGCAGCCGCAGGCCACCGCGCTGCATGCGCGAATGGTACATCTTCCACACCGACAGGGTCATGATGCGTTGCGCCTCCTTCTGCACTTCCATAGCTGCTTGACTGAGGGGCGAAGGCGGCGGGGACACGCggctgggcagggcaggtggCAGGTGCACACTGGACAAGGCGCTCGTTCACGCCTCTCTGTACAAGTCAACCCACGCCGAGACGCTGCCAGGACGCTCTACCCCGGCGCCCGCCACCCGGGCCCTTTTGTACCTCAAGTGAAGTCACTGAGACGCCCCGCCCAATCAGAAAGTCGCATCCGGGCTTTCCACAGCTCTGAGGCGAAAGACTCCTTAAAGCGACAGGGTGGAATTTACCGAGCAAAGAAAAGGGACCCGAACTCGTGTGAGGAGGAGCGTTCCCCAGGCCAAGCTGAGCTCTCGGGGTGGTCTGCTTCTTCAGGGCCCCCCACTGCACCCGCGCGCGGGCCCAGGGGACAGGCGCCGTGGGTGGGGCTCAGGGTCCACCCACGGGTTGCGTCTGGAGACCCCTGCGGGTCGTAGGCGGCACGTTTCCCTTCGCACCCGGGAAGACTTGGGTTCTAACTGATACATCCCCCATGGGAACTGTGCCTAGCATCTACCAGGCGCCTAATtaatgtcttgtttttgttttttttaatcaataacgATGCTTACACTTACTAAGCtcttactacgtgccaggcgcTAAAGGCTTTCCTTTCACAAACATCTCATTGATCTCTCACCTCCACTCCGCGGAGGGTAGTTATATCTTATTTcttcaggtgaggaaaccgaggcagaaTGACTCGTCCAATATTTGCTAAACGAATAAATGAGCCACGGCGGTGAAAGGGGACCACTGGAACCTGAAGCTCTCCTGTCTCTCCAGCGTCCGCCAGCCCCCGTCACTCCCCTCGTTTGGAAGCAGTTAAGAAAGCGGGACACGCTGGCTGGCTCTAGGTCAAAGTTGCCCACTACACGGGCGGCGGACGTCTGCAGACACAAGCGCAGCCCAGGCTTCCATCTCTGCGCTCCTCTTTGAGcatcccccctccgccaccccagTTTCCGTCGGCACGAAATCCACGATGGGCGTGGAGCTCGTAAGGCGGAGGACCCGGCCGCAACACAGCCCGAGTGAACATGTGGCTGCGGTCCCCCAAACGACGCAGACGTTCTCCGCCTCTGCTTCCCGGGAGGCGGAGTTGGAATAGGACCTAGAAACTGAGCCACGCATTGATAGAGCAGATAGAAAACATCGGCCCCACCTTCCGCTACGCACTACAGTTCCAAGAAAACCTAATTCCAGTTCCTCAGAAAATGCAGAATTGTTCGAACAGCTCCATTCACTCGTGGTGCGGGCCCTTTAAGGGGAGGCttcccccgccacacacacacacacacacccccgcacCGGTGCGCGAACCTTCCCGCCACTAGATCTGCCAGATTTCCACAACTATATTTGGAAGTAATGACGTAGGGCATGCGCGCTAGCCGCTTCCGGCTGCCCATATAAGGACTGGGGCCAGGATCTCTATACAAGACTTCAGCCGGCTTTTTCCGGGCCAGCGGGCGGGCGTGGGTGGTGCCTTACCCTCCTGGCAGGCCCCCTCCGCTCTCCCTCTCCCAGCCGCTAGAGCTGGTTGGAGCCCCCGGTTTCAGGAGCGGCGTCCAGGGGGGGCCCGCAGAGAGCGAGAAGAAACTTTCGCTTCCTTCCCTCCGGAGTCCAGGAAGGTGTGACGCCCCTCCGGAAAGCCCCCTGCCGGCAGGTAGGGGCCACCTCAGGGCTCACACTGACGCCATCTCCCAGAGACCTACACAAAGACCTTGCCAACACAAGCAGCTACTCCCTGAGGACCACTACATTCCtgtcccgcccctcccccccatgGACACCCTGCCAGGCCCCCTCTCATGTATTCCTGCCCCTCCGCCAAAAAATTGCTCTTCTCGTTCACATTTGGAGCATGCTCATGTCCCCCACTCCCAACCCCGGCACATGAAAACAACAATTATTCTCTCTTCTAAAAGACTTCTCCCAAAACTGTCCCCATTCAGCGATCCTGCCACATATTACGGCAACCTGCTGAGGACACCCCCATCCTCCCCCCCCACGAAACTCCACAATGACATCCCCAGCCCAGACGCTATCTGACACACAACGGGGGCGACCCTCCGAGGACTTCTTCAGACATCCCGCTCCAGAGATCAGGACCCCACTCAGCCGACAGCTGCCTCCCGCCCCCATAAAAAAAAGTGCTTTCCCGGAGACCCTACACAGAAGGGCTCTGTCACACAGGTGGCGACCCTATGAGTCCCTCTCCAGACATTCCTGACCCCTCCTCACAAGCAGAGGATTTCCCTGCAGATCATCCTCAGAGCCACCACCACACCCACTCCCGCACCCCCAGGCTCGCACCCAGAAAGACCTCACCCCCCAGAAGCATCTCCGGGCCCCCACTCGCGGCCAACCCGCCCTAGGGCGATCTCGAGGCGTCCCTCCTCCGcaggaaaaaagaggaggagagagtcCAGCAGAACTCCCCACACTTCACCCTGACCCCGCGGGAAGGTGGGGATACCACCTCTCCCAATACTCCTTACCAAACTTGCCACTCCCGACCCTGGGCTGGGACCATCTCTCATCTCCCATCTCCTAGGACAGGATCTAGGTGCAGGCTCAGGGAGCCCATGAACATGATCTACAAATTGAATGAGCCCCTTCCCCAGCCATAATCTCTCCTGATTTAAAGGAgactattattatttacattgcCCGGAAGGGAAACAGGTTGCGCAGCAACAATCCGAGAGGTTGGGTCTCGAACCGAGGGATTTGGAGCTCTGAGTCGAACCCAGCCAGACGGAACTAGGACACCTCCGGGGACCAGGACGCGAAGGGGCGGTACGTGCAGACAGGAAGCCGTCTCTGCCCACAACCAAGATGGCGAAAGAGAGAGCGGATGTTTCCGCACTTCGGGCTGCCAaggcctctctttctctcctggcGGCCCAGCTCTCAATGATGGCAGTGGTCACgtgacgggggcgggggtgacGGCTCGTTTTGCACCTCTTGGAGGGAACCAGCTTCCCAGGCCGAGAGGGGAGGGGGCTTGGCTTCGGGCGGGTGAGGGGCGTGACATGTCGCTCGAAGATCCGTTTTTTGTAGTCCGAGGGTGAGTGACAGCGATGGGGGAGGACAGAGGGTGTGCTGTCCCCCTGCCAGCCAGTGCCCGCGTGCCATACGGAGCATGTCAGGCATTCTGGGCACCGCCGTCGGGATCGCCCCGTGGCCGTGTGGGAGGGGTACGCAGTGGGATATGAGGGTCTCCTGAGTCCCCAGCTCGTTTGGGGGCGCAGTGGTGGGAGGGAGGACCGCCTGCCCCCAGCCGCGCCCGCTGTGCCCCTGCCCGCAGCGAGGTGCAGAAGGCGGTGAACACGGCCCGCGGGCTTTATCAGCGGTGGTGTGAGCTTCTGCATGAGGGCGCGGCGGTCGGACGCGAGGAGCTGGACTGGACGACCAATGAGCTGCGGAATGGCCTGCGCAGCATCGAGTGGGACCTCGAGGACCTGGAGGAGACCATCGATATCCTGCGGGGGGGGGGTTGGAGGGCGGCATGGGAGAGCCCATTGAAGTGGCAGTGGGCCGTGGGAGCCAGCCCTCGGGGAGGCTGGACACCTAGGAGGTGTTTGAGGGCTTTGAGGCAGAGGAGGGCGTTCTGTCGGGCTCTGGCCTTGACTCTTGACTCGCGGCTTACGCATAGTGGAAGCCAACCCAGGCAAGTTCAAGCTCCCAGCCGGAGACCTGCAGGAGAGAAAGGTGTTTGTGGAGAGGATGCGGGAAGCAGTCCAGGTGAAGAGAGTTTccagtggggtgagggtggggaggttAGGGTATCATTACTCTCTGATGCTGTCCTTACCCCTAGGAAATGAAGGACCATATGGTCAGCCCCGCAGCCATAGCCTTCATGGAGAGGAATAATAGAGAGGTAAAGGCATCCCGACCCAGTATCCTCACCCCCTGTCTCTCGGGGTGACCCTCCCCTTGGAGTGCAAGCCACCCTCTGTGTCAGTGCTCATCTTCTCTGTGCACAGTTGTCTCCATGCTGTCTACCCGCCTGCTCTTTCTGGATGTGAGCTCCTTCTGTGTGTATAATCTCTTCTGCCTTCTCCTGTGGGTCTATACTGGTttcctgtggggggggggggtggcctatctcctttcttttttttttttttttttagctctctgTGTTACTGTTTTCAGGATTTGATGCTTACCTTTTTAATCTGTGTAtgcacttgacctctctgaacttGACCTCTGAGTGGATCCCCACCTGCCTTGTGCATGCACACCATTTTCCTCTGTGGGTGTGCTTGCCCCACGTGTGTACCCACTCATGCCTTTTGTGCGCAGTCTCTCTGCTGCCTCTGTCTGTACACCTTTTCCCTCTGTGTTGTGTGTTCGTTCTTGCATGTTGTAAACAGCAGCCTCACCCATTAAACCCACATGGGGTCTGGGAGGGTGGAGGGCTGAGGTCTGCAGCAGCTTGGAGTCCTATAGCAGGGTCCACATGCCTTCCATGTGTGCTGCTTTGGGTATTAAAGTTCAATTCTTAAATACATGTGTTTATAGGATAATAAGTGTTCTCCCTGGATTAATTCATTAAATCCTTATTCCATCCTCAGGAAACAGGAATTATagctctccccattttacagatgaggaaactgaggcacagggaagtcAAGTGATATGGCCTCGGGGTCACCTTGCTAGTAAGTGGTGGCTCTGAGGAACCCAGGCCGTCCCACTCCAGAGACTGCCTTCCTGACAAACCACCATCTAAATTTGCCACAAACCTTGTCTGTCTCTGCCGTGAGTGGGCGACCCTCCCTGAGCCTGTGGTCTTGGCCTCCACAGATGCTGACAGGCAAGCCAGCCACCCTGAAGTCAACCAGCGACTTGCTGGACGCCAGTGTGGTCTCAACCACCTCTCGCTACATTGAAGAGCagcaggccacacagcaggtgtGTGTGGGTGGCTGGAGGCCCCGGGCTGGAGGAGCCTTCAGGCAGCTCAGGGCTCCCTGCCGACCGCAGTTCCCACCCCTCCAACCTGCAGCTGATCATGGACCAGCAGGACCAACAACTGGAAATGGTGTCTGGGAGTATCCAGGTTCTGAAACACATGTCCGGCCGCGTCGGGGAGGAGCTAGATGAGCAGGGCATGTGAGGCCAGGACCCCGGGGGTGGGCCAGGAACCCTTGCCCGGCTGCACTGGTGTGCACAGACCCTCCAGGGGCTGATTACCTCCTGATCTCGGCAGTATGCTGGACACCTTTGCTCATGAGATGGACCATACCCAGTCCCGGATGGATGGGGTCCTCAGGAAGATGGCCAAAGTATCCCACATGACCAGTGGTGAGTCccgtggaggtggggggggggcaattcggcagtggggggagggggttgtgggTGGTGCTGCCTCCCCTCTGTGAACTCTGACCCTCTTGCTCCCAGACCGCCGACAGTGGTGTGCCATTGTGGTGCTGCTGGGGGTGCTTCTCCTGGCCCTCATCCTGTTCTTCTCTCTCTGATCCTGGTCCTCCCCAGGAAGCTGGTCCCTCCAGCTGGGGGGCTCAGCAGAGCCTTGccccctgggaggagggggatCATGCCTGGGGAGCTGTCCCAAGGCTTCATCCAGAGCCAGTAGGACCCTCATGGCCCTGGGTGGGAGCCCCCACCACTGGTTCTGTCTCAAGTGCGCTTAGGGGGTGGTGGAGGTAGGGGGACCTCAGACAcgcccctccccatctctccttcCCGTGCCCCAAAGCCATCGCTTTGCCCGTGTGCCTTCTACATGTGTCAACTTGGAAATAAAATCCCAGcctttgttatatacatttgtatCGTATGATGTGTCGATCTGAACTTGTGGCTGTCCCTGAATGGGAGCTCCTGTTCTAAGCCCCCTGCTTGCACACGCTGGGGccaggtgtgcatgtgtgtgcatgtgtgtgttaaGAATTTCAATGGTTGATATTTGGTGCAGAAAAGACTGTTCTGGTTTATTTCTTGGATTTCATGATGGATAATTTTATTACCATCGAAATTCCAAACACTGATTCTTCTTGAGCTTTTGAAGTTCAGCCTAAACGTCTTTTGCTTGTTCTTTGTCTAAGGTAGGTAGGTGAGTCCCTTAGCTGTGGAACTGAGCTGTCACTTCCGAGGGGCCTCTGAGTACCACTAGGCTCCCTCATACACCTGGTCACTCTAACAAGAAAGCATTTGTCAATTTAAGGGCTTTGCCATAGAGCCTTCCTGAGTAGGAGAAATGATTCCTATAAGCCAGGTAAACTTGTAAGTGCTGTGAATCTTAACTTATTGTCTTAAATGTTTCCGTCTTGAGCATTATGTAATCAGGCATCAGGCCCACCCTTCTCAGTCGCTCATTTATACATTGTAAAGTGCTCTTACAAGGATGTCTGTCATTCCATTAGGCTGATTTGTCAGAGAACCAAATAtgttcagattatttttttttggtcgcaCCATGTGGCTTTTGGGATATTaattccccgatcagggatcaaacccaggccccctgcagtggaagcgtagagtcctaaccactggaccgccagggaattctgctctccccccacacacacacacacttattttttaaatgcaaaaccaCTACCACTAATGCTGTGGTTCAGGTTGTCTTGATCCATTCTACACTTGGTTCTAAGTCTTCCTGGGGTTAAAAAGATGTGCTTCTGGGAGTCTGACAGTGTTTCCACCTACCTGGGCTTGCCTACATGTTAAGACAGGCAGACTTCCTGTTACTTGAAGTGATTCTGGACCAGAGTCACCTGAGGATTTTTGTTGATGCTGCTGTTGGCTCCCCCAAACCCCTGCTTTCTGTTGGTTGAAGCTGGGCTTCAGGACTCCAGAGGGGGCTGGTCTTACTGAAGCATGCCCAAGTCACCCTGTGAATTGAGTCACCCTCAATCATCTGCCCCAAGGAAGTCTGGAGCTCCCTCCAATCATCGTGGGGTGGTGAGACCTGGACTGGGCGGAGATGAAACCCCTTGTCCACCTCCCCAGCAAAGATCTTTTGATTTGGTGGAATCCCTAAGGTCTGTCAGTAGTCTTCCCACACTGCTTGAGATACCTCTGAATCAATGGGACCCTAGGGCACGTTGCATCTTTTCTATTTCGGTTGTTAGAACATTTTCCCACTCATATCCTCAGGGCCCTACAGctcttccagttttttttgttttttggccaccctgcacagcatgtgggatcttagttccctgaccaacccgtgccacctgcagtggaagtgcagagtcttaaccactggaccaccagggaagtccctcttccagGTATTTTAAACAACCACCGGCTGATTTTAGGCTTGCCATCCCGACTTTAGTGTTCCTTCTGACTTTAGTGCTCCTTCCAGACGCAGTGGCTCGGGACGGGGCGAAGGGTGTGGGCTTACGTTCAGGACACGTTTCTGGGGCTGGGAGTGTCAAATACCATGGAAGGGCAGCAAGTGGATCTGTAATACAGATAATTCCATGGAGCAGCTGGCCTTCTAGCTTTGGAGGGGCTCCCGTGGGACGCCCATGCAGGATTTAGGGCCCACACGTGTGAGGGAAGAGCCTAGGGAGGGTATTGTTTGTACATACTGGGGCAACTTGGAAGCTGCTGGAAGCTGTTTTCCCACCTAAAGAGGGCCCTCCCCTCAGGCCGACATTCTGAGGCATGACGTTTGGCATGGCCGTTCTGAGCACACCCCAAGCCGGGCCCCCACTGCATTTGTCAGTGTGAAGCCCTGGGGAATGGGGATGTCGCTCTGCGGAAGGAGGGGGGCCCACCACCCCGCGCCCCCAGTGAGCAGCTTGCAGCAGGGCTGTTACAAAGGCGTTTAGTTTATTCTCCTCATCAGTATCACTGATATTCTCATGGTTCACATTTCCCAGTGCGGCTCCTCTTCTTACAGTAGTTAATGTGCAATCTCACTTATGGGCCCGGGGAGGAGGGGCTcggcccagggcagggagggtgtTGGCACTCCACGCGGACAGGGCGGGTGGTCTGTCCTGCGTGAAAGAGACGTGGGTGAATGGGCGGccgggggaggtggaggggggccCCCATAGTCTTTTTTGCGTTGGTCGGTGATCCTCCATTCATGTTCCTTCCTGGCTgccccggggggtgggggggttgtggGGTCCATGCAgctcagggcagggcagggccaggggaAGGGAAAGCAGGAAAAGCAGCAGGCCGCCCAAGAACGGGGAGGGCACGGCGGGAGGGCGCAGGGGTGGCTCCTGGGGTAAGGCACAACCCTGTCTTTGGCTCTCCTGGTGAGGAGTTTCCTCCCCTacgcccctgcccagcccctctcccccgccccatCCCCAGACCTATACACACAGTCCAGGGAGCCAGGGGCACCTCCTGGAGTCCCTGAAACAAGAGGGCTCTGCCACCCAACCCAGTGCTGCAGGGGCTCGGAGGAGGGACGGGGCAAGCCCCACCCGAGGACAAGGCGAGGAGGGGCTGGACAGGGGCCTGCCCAGgacaagggggtggggagggagaagaccCCAGTCCCAGAGAGCTGGCCCCCGCTGAGGCCTGGAAGGAGGGGAGCGCCCGGGGACTCCTGCTTCCTTTGGGGTCTGGCTGGAGCCCCAGCCCACCCCCGGCCTTGGTCGGCCCGGCAGCTTGCCGAGTGCCAGGATATTGTGCTTTGGGATCTACGCTGGGGTGGGGTGTCGAGGCCAGGatgagggggcaggggaggtgcGACTAAGGTGCTTGTGCTTTAGCTGGGGCTGTCGACTCCCCCCCCACGCACTCGGACCGGCTGAGGGCTAAGGTACTGGGGCTGGGCCAGGAAAGCAGAGCGCCAGGGCCCCGCTGGtctgaccccacccccactcccacccccaccccccggcccctgGCAGCAAGCAGATGTCAGGAAGGACCCGCTCCCCGCAGGCTGGCAGGGGCTTCTGGGGGGGGCGGGCAGGCCTCCAGGTCAGATCCCAGTGGTCCAGCTGGCCACCACCCCACCTCCTGTAATCCCCTTGCCTTTGGAAAGAGAGAGGCTGCTGGGAGCAACGGGCTAGTCAGACTGCGGGGGAGACAGAGGCGGTGAGAACCAGGGCTAGAGACAAAAATGTGAAATTGCAAAGAAACGGACACCCAGCatgtgtggggaggggtgcgggggggggggagagttaaaaaaacaaaaagaaccctcCGAGTTTACATGtagaactc
This window harbors:
- the STX10 gene encoding syntaxin-10 isoform X2, whose protein sequence is MSLEDPFFVVRGEVQKAVNTARGLYQRWCELLHEGAAVGREELDWTTNELRNGLRSIEWDLEDLEETIGIVEANPGKFKLPAGDLQERKVFVERMREAVQMLTGKPATLKSTSDLLDASVVSTTSRYIEEQQATQQLIMDQQDQQLEMVSGSIQVLKHMSGRVGEELDEQGIMLDTFAHEMDHTQSRMDGVLRKMAKVSHMTSDRRQWCAIVVLLGVLLLALILFFSL
- the IER2 gene encoding immediate early response gene 2 protein, with protein sequence MEVQKEAQRIMTLSVWKMYHSRMQRGGLRLHRSLQLSLVMRSARELYLSAKVEAQEPEVPLPPAGSPDPCLHPPREAEAAAEVAPCDGEQPSPEPMDTQETPRAEETPARSAQRPAKVSRKRRSCSLSDGGDAALVPSKKARLEEEEEEERASSDVLDRLQPPPAQAEGAFPNLARVLQRRFSGLLNCSPAAPPTAPPACEAKPACRPADNMLNVLVRAVVAF
- the STX10 gene encoding syntaxin-10 isoform X1, translating into MSLEDPFFVVRGEVQKAVNTARGLYQRWCELLHEGAAVGREELDWTTNELRNGLRSIEWDLEDLEETIGIVEANPGKFKLPAGDLQERKVFVERMREAVQEMKDHMVSPAAIAFMERNNREMLTGKPATLKSTSDLLDASVVSTTSRYIEEQQATQQLIMDQQDQQLEMVSGSIQVLKHMSGRVGEELDEQGIMLDTFAHEMDHTQSRMDGVLRKMAKVSHMTSDRRQWCAIVVLLGVLLLALILFFSL